From a single Helicovermis profundi genomic region:
- a CDS encoding ABC transporter substrate-binding protein, with amino-acid sequence MLLKRILTKKIVNSYYFKNYTRLIALILLLILMASSLNISYCDDNKVIKKKVILQLRWENQFQFAGYYTALWNGYYSDEGIDVNIKSGFDDDGNVLLAPDEVNKGNADFGVGAVDILFAIDKGEELSIVSTIFQKSAVAYYMLDNTKFNSVYDFKKLHVARRKNDLLDIELKAMLLSEGFSFDTNELLPEKTILTFEDLLEKKYDVIPEYLGKVIYQARKKGYKVKEIKPIDYGIDFYGDSLFTSKQLAENDPDLVEKFRKATIKGWEYALKNPEEISRKIVEHFYSKDKDKRQQYEYNIFQAKEIQKLSLYPIVQTGNINVHRWNQMSLILNKLKLISSPIEVNNYIFDYRTMQEKKNIKIAKYYKDTTILLLIIFIILYILFVTRKNKNLKNEIIYRKSVEEKINLNNERYQLLFNSAFLGITLTDVAGNILSVNKKWIEMTGYSEYELIKSNIFDIIAKDNSKDNNVKFESLKNALVKSIEVERCYIRKDGKKFWGKLFMSSMVDPESKDQVFLGMILDITYKKLEKKAVKRAENRFRKIINDVALEIKDENLNNFFDNEYEIYDKKEKLSFKLENINIELERLFKKELDENKKKEIILLYQARLAAMGEMVANIAHQWRQPLNNLGIILSNLEDSFKYNELDKEEMDSYIKSSKTLIQKMSETIDVFRNFLKPKTIDKEFYVCSTISSVLLMLKNSLEFYNISLVLNCSEFISLTCDKNYFEQALFNLLNNSIDSLSDTNIDLKRIEIKVKEDGENIILTIEDNGVGIEKNCVNKIFEPYFSTKKTDKGTGLGLYIVKNIIEGQMKGEVNLLGYENGAKFSITIPK; translated from the coding sequence TTGTTATTAAAAAGAATCTTAACTAAAAAAATTGTGAATAGTTATTATTTTAAAAATTATACAAGGTTAATCGCATTAATATTACTTTTAATTTTAATGGCATCTTCTTTAAATATATCTTATTGTGACGACAATAAAGTAATTAAAAAGAAAGTGATTCTTCAATTAAGGTGGGAAAATCAATTTCAATTTGCTGGTTATTATACAGCTCTTTGGAATGGTTATTACTCTGACGAGGGAATTGACGTAAATATAAAATCAGGCTTTGATGATGATGGAAATGTGCTCTTAGCACCTGATGAAGTCAATAAAGGTAATGCAGATTTTGGAGTGGGAGCAGTTGATATACTTTTTGCAATTGATAAAGGCGAAGAACTAAGTATTGTTTCAACAATTTTTCAAAAGAGTGCAGTAGCCTATTATATGCTTGATAACACAAAGTTTAATTCAGTCTATGATTTTAAAAAACTTCATGTTGCAAGAAGAAAAAACGATTTATTAGATATTGAGCTTAAAGCAATGTTATTAAGTGAGGGTTTTTCATTTGATACAAACGAGTTGTTGCCAGAAAAAACAATACTAACATTTGAAGATTTACTTGAAAAAAAGTATGATGTAATACCAGAATATTTAGGGAAAGTTATATACCAAGCTAGAAAAAAGGGATATAAAGTAAAAGAAATTAAACCAATTGATTATGGAATTGATTTTTATGGTGATAGTCTATTCACATCTAAACAACTAGCGGAAAATGATCCGGATTTAGTTGAAAAATTTCGAAAAGCAACAATTAAAGGTTGGGAATATGCACTTAAAAATCCAGAAGAAATTTCTAGAAAAATAGTTGAACATTTTTATTCAAAAGACAAAGATAAAAGGCAGCAGTATGAGTATAATATTTTTCAGGCAAAGGAAATACAAAAACTTTCGCTATATCCAATTGTCCAGACTGGGAACATTAATGTGCATCGTTGGAATCAAATGAGCCTTATTTTAAATAAATTAAAATTAATTAGCAGTCCGATTGAAGTTAATAATTATATTTTTGACTATAGAACGATGCAGGAAAAGAAAAATATAAAAATAGCGAAATACTATAAAGATACTACAATTTTACTTCTAATAATATTTATTATTTTATATATATTATTTGTAACAAGAAAAAATAAAAATTTAAAAAATGAGATTATTTACAGAAAATCTGTAGAAGAAAAAATTAATCTTAATAATGAAAGGTACCAGTTACTTTTCAATAGTGCGTTTTTAGGAATAACATTGACTGATGTAGCAGGTAATATATTAAGTGTTAACAAAAAATGGATTGAAATGACTGGATATTCAGAATATGAACTTATTAAAAGTAATATATTTGATATTATTGCAAAAGATAATTCTAAAGACAATAATGTAAAATTTGAAAGCCTTAAAAATGCATTAGTAAAAAGCATAGAAGTTGAAAGATGCTATATTAGAAAAGATGGGAAGAAATTTTGGGGAAAGCTATTTATGAGTTCGATGGTAGACCCAGAGAGTAAAGACCAAGTTTTTTTAGGAATGATACTGGATATTACTTATAAAAAACTTGAAAAAAAGGCTGTTAAAAGAGCAGAGAATAGATTTCGTAAGATAATAAATGATGTTGCACTTGAAATTAAAGATGAAAATTTAAATAATTTTTTTGATAATGAGTATGAAATTTATGATAAAAAAGAGAAACTCTCCTTTAAATTAGAAAATATTAATATTGAACTGGAGCGATTATTTAAAAAAGAATTGGATGAGAACAAGAAGAAAGAAATTATATTACTATATCAGGCAAGACTCGCAGCAATGGGGGAAATGGTCGCCAATATTGCACATCAATGGAGACAACCTCTCAACAATTTAGGGATAATTTTATCTAATTTGGAGGATTCATTTAAGTACAATGAGCTTGATAAAGAAGAAATGGATTCTTATATCAAAAGTTCAAAAACCCTTATACAAAAGATGTCTGAAACTATAGATGTTTTTAGAAATTTCTTAAAGCCTAAAACCATTGATAAAGAGTTTTATGTATGCAGCACAATAAGTTCCGTTCTATTAATGTTAAAAAATAGTTTAGAATTTTACAACATAAGTTTGGTATTAAATTGTAGCGAGTTTATTTCGTTGACTTGTGATAAAAATTATTTTGAACAAGCTTTATTTAATTTGCTTAATAACTCTATTGACTCACTTTCAGATACAAATATTGATTTAAAACGAATAGAAATTAAGGTAAAAGAAGATGGTGAAAATATTATACTAACCATTGAAGATAATGGCGTTGGAATTGAAAAGAACTGCGTAAATAAAATATTTGAACCTTATTTTTCAACTAAAAAAACTGATAAGGGGACAGGACTTGGACTTTATATTGTTAAAAATATTATTGAAGGACAAATGAAAGGTGAAGTAAATTTACTAGGATATGAGAACGGTGCTAAATTTTCTATAACAATTCCTAAGTAG
- a CDS encoding Na-translocating system protein MpsC family protein: MSEFKSLKYISALYVEDEEMTREGLSKFLKRRLKKLYIAKNGEEGLDLFLKFKPDVIITDVKMSPMTGIAMAEKIRSRGFNNPIIIISALSDSNDILNAVEVGIVKYIIKPVDTDKLLSTLHDISNEVLKQKKLFVSNGNIYDNDSIKDIEKELKVLISNFIKKKTGKGPLNILLELEGEFIKIVLKGTLTQLEKSLLEKNKNFEIVNFMRETLYKEYEKEISNIIYEKISKKVEFSQLRIDSKNNIENLELIFIK, encoded by the coding sequence ATGAGTGAATTCAAATCACTAAAATATATAAGTGCACTATATGTTGAAGACGAAGAAATGACAAGAGAAGGCCTATCAAAATTCTTAAAAAGACGATTAAAAAAATTATATATTGCAAAGAATGGCGAAGAGGGATTAGATTTGTTTTTAAAATTCAAACCTGATGTTATTATTACTGACGTTAAAATGAGTCCAATGACTGGAATTGCTATGGCAGAAAAGATTCGTTCAAGAGGGTTTAATAATCCAATAATAATTATATCGGCTCTGTCTGATTCTAATGATATTTTAAACGCTGTAGAAGTTGGAATAGTAAAATATATTATTAAGCCAGTTGATACAGATAAACTTCTATCAACTTTACATGATATTTCAAATGAAGTATTAAAACAAAAAAAACTCTTTGTTTCAAATGGTAATATTTATGACAATGATTCAATTAAAGATATTGAAAAAGAATTGAAAGTGTTAATATCTAATTTTATTAAGAAAAAAACTGGTAAAGGTCCGCTTAATATACTACTTGAGCTAGAAGGAGAATTTATAAAAATAGTATTAAAAGGCACACTAACTCAACTAGAAAAAAGTTTACTAGAAAAAAATAAAAATTTTGAAATCGTAAATTTTATGAGAGAAACTTTATATAAAGAATATGAGAAAGAAATATCGAATATTATTTATGAAAAAATTTCTAAAAAAGTTGAATTTAGTCAATTGAGAATTGATTCTAAAAATAACATTGAAAATTTAGAACTTATTTTCATAAAATAA